From a single Azospirillum fermentarium genomic region:
- a CDS encoding AEC family transporter translates to MSPVVNVVLPVFAIILSGYLAGRAKLLGESSSEALNKFVYWMALPALLFAGTARKPLAELFNGPFIGAFLGAMLVVYALGAVLGRVLHREGSPIQCMQGLTACFSNTGYMGIPLFLAAFGADRLAPAIIATVIMSAVMVGIAVIWLELVRSHGHGWGRAVRDVARAVSRNPLIVSSVAGAAWALLLPGVDLPRPVVTFCELVGSAAGPCALVAIGLFLSTRRVSADPREIAWIVGLKLLVQPALTWLLIKTLFPLDPYWANAAILLAALPTGALTFVVAQQYRIYIERTSTAILVSTVVSVVTLSVLLSGMVP, encoded by the coding sequence ATGTCCCCGGTCGTCAACGTCGTGCTGCCCGTGTTCGCCATCATCCTGTCCGGCTATCTGGCAGGGCGGGCGAAGCTTTTGGGCGAATCCTCGTCGGAGGCGTTGAACAAGTTCGTCTATTGGATGGCGCTGCCGGCGCTGCTGTTCGCCGGCACGGCGCGCAAGCCGCTGGCCGAGCTGTTCAACGGCCCGTTCATCGGCGCCTTTCTCGGGGCCATGCTGGTGGTCTATGCCCTGGGGGCCGTGCTGGGGCGGGTGCTGCACCGGGAAGGTTCGCCGATCCAGTGCATGCAGGGGCTGACCGCCTGCTTCTCGAACACCGGCTACATGGGCATTCCGCTGTTCCTGGCGGCGTTCGGGGCCGACCGGCTGGCCCCGGCCATCATCGCCACCGTCATCATGAGCGCGGTGATGGTCGGCATCGCCGTCATCTGGCTGGAACTGGTGCGCAGCCACGGCCACGGGTGGGGCCGGGCGGTGCGCGACGTGGCGCGTGCGGTGTCGCGCAACCCGCTGATCGTCAGTTCGGTGGCCGGCGCGGCGTGGGCGCTGCTGCTGCCGGGGGTGGATCTGCCGCGCCCGGTGGTGACCTTCTGCGAGCTGGTGGGGTCGGCGGCGGGGCCGTGCGCGCTGGTGGCGATCGGGCTGTTCCTGTCCACCCGCCGGGTCAGCGCCGATCCCCGCGAAATCGCCTGGATCGTCGGGCTGAAGCTGCTGGTGCAGCCGGCCCTGACGTGGCTTCTCATCAAGACCCTGTTTCCGCTGGATCCGTACTGGGCCAACGCCGCCATCCTGCTGGCGGCCCTGCCCACCGGGGCGCTGACCTTTGTCGTGGCGCAGCAGTACCGGATCTATATTGAGCGCACCTCCACCGCCATTCTGGTGTCCACGGTGGTCAGCGTGGTGACGCTCAGCGTATTGTTGTCTGGCATGGTTCCCTGA
- a CDS encoding GIY-YIG nuclease family protein, which translates to MRNATFHTSPGTLPPVPGAYALVVDLADGVTVTLPGRAAVVLGAGRYVYCGSARGPGGIRARVGRHMKRGKSLRWHIDRLTEAGTVPGVWVFPDGDECTLVAALTGWPVPLPGFGSSDCTACPSHLLSWPHGAGAPWGMNG; encoded by the coding sequence GTGCGAAACGCCACCTTCCACACTTCCCCCGGCACGCTTCCCCCCGTCCCCGGCGCCTATGCGCTGGTGGTCGATCTTGCCGATGGGGTCACGGTCACCCTGCCGGGGCGGGCAGCGGTGGTGCTGGGCGCCGGGCGGTACGTCTATTGCGGCAGCGCGCGGGGGCCGGGGGGGATCCGGGCGCGGGTGGGGCGGCACATGAAACGGGGAAAATCCCTGCGCTGGCACATCGACCGGCTGACCGAGGCAGGGACGGTGCCGGGGGTCTGGGTGTTTCCCGATGGTGACGAATGCACCCTGGTGGCGGCTCTCACCGGGTGGCCGGTGCCGCTGCCGGGGTTCGGCAGCAGCGATTGCACCGCCTGCCCCAGCCATCTGCTGTCCTGGCCCCACGGCGCCGGAGCACCGTGGGGGATGAACGGATAA
- the lepA gene encoding translation elongation factor 4, which translates to MTDLSLIRNFSIIAHIDHGKSTLADRLIQLCGGLDAREMREQVLDSMDIERERGITIKAQTVRLLYKAKDGKQYTLNLMDTPGHVDFAYEVSRSLAACEGSILVVDASQGVEAQTLANVYQAIDNNHEIIPVLNKIDLPAAEPDRVKQQIEDVIGLDASDAIGISAKTGLNVDAVLEGIVTRLPPPKGDADAALKALLVDSWYDPYLGVVILVRVVDGRLKVGQKVRFMSTGTAHDLDRVGVFTPKALLTGELGPGEMGFVTAAIKDITQTKVGDTITEERRPAAEPLAGFKPSVPVVWCGLFPVDSSDFERLRDSLGKLKLNDASFHYEAETSAALGFGFRCGFLGLLHLEIIQERLEREFDLDLITTAPSVVYKLTMNDGTVLDLHNPADMPDVVKIDRIEEPWIKATIMLPDEYLGGILQLCTERRGQQIELTYAGARAMLVYRLPLNEVVFDFYDRLKSISRGYASFDYQMDGYEEGDLVKMSILVNAEPVDALSMIVHRSQSERRGRQLCERLKELIPRQLFKIAVQASIGARVIARETISALRKDVLAKCYGGDISRKRKLLDKQKEGKKRMRQFGQVEIPQSAFIAALKMGDN; encoded by the coding sequence ATGACCGACCTGTCGCTGATCCGCAATTTCTCCATCATCGCCCACATCGACCATGGGAAATCCACCCTGGCCGACCGGCTGATCCAGTTGTGCGGCGGGCTGGACGCCCGCGAGATGCGCGAACAGGTGCTCGATTCCATGGATATCGAGCGCGAGCGCGGCATCACCATCAAGGCGCAGACCGTCCGGCTGCTCTACAAGGCCAAGGACGGCAAACAGTACACCTTGAACCTGATGGACACCCCCGGCCACGTGGACTTCGCCTACGAGGTCTCCCGCTCGCTGGCCGCGTGCGAGGGCTCGATCCTGGTGGTGGACGCCAGCCAGGGGGTGGAGGCGCAGACGCTGGCCAACGTCTATCAGGCCATCGACAACAACCACGAGATCATTCCCGTCCTCAACAAGATCGACCTGCCCGCCGCCGAACCGGACCGCGTGAAGCAGCAGATCGAGGACGTGATCGGCCTGGACGCCAGCGATGCCATCGGCATCTCGGCCAAGACCGGCCTGAACGTCGATGCGGTGCTGGAGGGGATCGTCACCCGCCTGCCGCCGCCCAAGGGCGATGCGGACGCGGCGCTGAAAGCGCTGCTGGTCGATTCCTGGTACGACCCGTACCTGGGCGTGGTCATTCTGGTGCGCGTGGTCGATGGCCGGCTGAAGGTGGGGCAGAAGGTCCGCTTCATGTCCACCGGCACCGCCCACGACCTGGACCGCGTGGGCGTGTTCACGCCCAAGGCGCTGCTGACCGGCGAACTGGGGCCCGGCGAGATGGGCTTCGTCACCGCCGCCATCAAGGACATCACCCAGACCAAGGTCGGTGACACCATCACCGAGGAGCGCCGCCCCGCCGCCGAACCGCTGGCGGGCTTCAAGCCCTCCGTGCCCGTGGTGTGGTGCGGCCTGTTCCCGGTGGACTCCAGCGATTTCGAACGGCTGCGCGACAGCCTGGGCAAGCTCAAGCTCAACGACGCCAGCTTCCATTACGAGGCGGAGACCTCCGCCGCGCTGGGCTTCGGCTTCCGCTGCGGCTTCCTCGGGCTGCTGCACCTGGAAATCATCCAGGAGCGGCTGGAGCGGGAATTCGATCTCGACCTCATCACCACCGCGCCGTCGGTCGTGTACAAGCTGACCATGAACGACGGCACGGTGCTGGACCTGCACAACCCCGCCGACATGCCCGATGTGGTGAAGATCGACCGCATCGAGGAGCCGTGGATCAAGGCGACGATCATGCTGCCCGACGAATATCTGGGCGGTATCCTCCAGCTCTGCACCGAACGCCGCGGACAGCAGATCGAACTGACCTACGCCGGTGCCCGCGCCATGCTGGTCTACCGCCTGCCGCTGAACGAGGTGGTGTTCGACTTCTACGACCGGCTGAAGTCCATCAGCCGCGGCTACGCCAGCTTCGATTACCAGATGGACGGGTACGAGGAAGGCGATCTGGTGAAGATGTCGATCCTGGTGAACGCCGAGCCGGTGGACGCCCTGTCGATGATCGTCCACCGCTCCCAGTCCGAACGCCGGGGCCGCCAGCTCTGCGAACGGCTGAAGGAGCTGATCCCGCGCCAGCTCTTCAAGATCGCGGTGCAGGCGTCCATCGGCGCCCGCGTCATCGCCCGCGAAACCATCAGCGCGCTGCGCAAGGACGTGCTGGCCAAGTGCTATGGCGGCGACATCAGCCGCAAGCGCAAGCTCTTGGACAAGCAGAAGGAAGGCAAGAAGCGCATGCGCCAGTTCGGCCAAGTGGAAATCCCCCAGAGCGCCTTCATCGCCGCACTCAAGATGGGTGATAACTGA
- a CDS encoding tellurite resistance TerB family protein produces the protein MIDHHSALIYVMVLVSAADADMTDAELETIGENVRYLPVFQDFSIERLPDITRDCTRLLTDSNGLDKALDLIRDSVPDKLCETAYAVACDIAAADAKATQEELRMLELLRHKLGVDRLCAAAIERGARARHMRL, from the coding sequence ATGATCGACCATCACAGCGCCCTTATCTACGTCATGGTTCTCGTCTCGGCGGCGGATGCCGACATGACGGACGCCGAATTGGAAACCATCGGCGAGAACGTGCGCTATCTGCCGGTTTTCCAGGACTTCTCCATCGAACGCCTGCCCGACATCACCCGCGACTGCACCCGGCTGCTGACGGATTCCAACGGGCTGGACAAGGCGCTGGACCTGATCCGCGACAGCGTGCCGGACAAGCTCTGCGAAACGGCTTACGCCGTGGCCTGCGACATCGCCGCCGCCGACGCCAAGGCCACCCAGGAAGAGCTGCGCATGCTGGAGCTGCTGCGCCACAAGCTGGGCGTGGACCGGCTGTGCGCCGCCGCCATCGAACGGGGCGCGCGGGCGCGCCACATGCGCCTGTGA
- a CDS encoding tetratricopeptide repeat protein: protein MATIAEALSHAAGLHQSGQLDEAEIIYRRILDVDGGVAAAWHLLGVVHAQTGRFGDAADLIGRAVALDGAVPDYHLHRAMALESVGRLAEAVDGYRTAHALAPALADAAFNAGVLLDRLGRADEADAAYAAALESNPGHARAANNRALNRRAAGDPAHALALLAQATAAAPDFNEAWLNRGMMLAAQGNAPAAAAAYARAVALDPANAAALEGVGRTLRAAAPLRRAVRLASRETDGLEELAAAFAAADPAGVMPAAFRAFPFLFRDGEAAGLAAAAGHNAAIGPLPVAAGAGLDTILTFWGGQPPRPAVRLALRSMVAQGHPVRLYSYDPVDGLPAGVAWADARTVVDEEVYRRCVRGADIRFFSDLFRYRALHRLGGWWLDTDMVLLRPLRFATPHVFCTQWGGAAQGHMVVNDAIRAPQGSPFLEHLFTESMRALDRGGPVPFGAAGPLLLTRELLAGAGRDLLAGVMPPMVFNPVDWTRHAGLDTPGAEHRDRIAHPRVAGVHLWHGMWGPEGPPVDAARPGGILHALVQRFSGSDPVSAVDPSNSR from the coding sequence ATGGCCACCATCGCCGAAGCCCTGTCCCACGCCGCCGGACTGCACCAGTCGGGGCAGCTGGACGAGGCGGAAATCATCTACCGCCGGATTCTCGACGTTGACGGCGGCGTGGCCGCCGCGTGGCACCTGCTGGGGGTGGTGCATGCCCAGACCGGGCGGTTCGGCGACGCCGCGGACCTGATCGGGCGGGCGGTGGCGCTGGACGGTGCCGTTCCCGATTACCACCTGCACCGGGCCATGGCGCTGGAGTCCGTGGGCCGGCTGGCCGAGGCGGTGGACGGCTACCGCACCGCCCACGCCCTGGCCCCGGCCCTGGCGGATGCGGCGTTCAACGCCGGGGTGCTGCTGGACCGGCTGGGCCGGGCGGACGAGGCCGACGCCGCCTATGCCGCCGCCTTGGAATCCAACCCCGGCCATGCCCGCGCCGCCAACAACCGCGCCCTCAACCGCCGTGCCGCCGGTGATCCGGCCCACGCGCTGGCCCTGCTGGCCCAGGCCACGGCGGCGGCCCCGGATTTTAACGAGGCGTGGCTGAACCGCGGCATGATGCTGGCCGCGCAGGGGAACGCACCGGCCGCCGCCGCCGCTTATGCCCGCGCCGTGGCGCTGGACCCGGCCAATGCGGCGGCCCTGGAAGGGGTGGGGCGGACGCTGCGGGCGGCGGCCCCGCTGCGCCGGGCGGTGCGGCTGGCATCCCGTGAAACCGATGGGCTGGAGGAACTGGCCGCCGCCTTTGCCGCCGCCGATCCTGCCGGGGTGATGCCGGCGGCGTTCCGGGCCTTCCCCTTCCTGTTCCGTGACGGGGAAGCCGCCGGGTTGGCCGCCGCCGCCGGCCACAACGCCGCCATCGGGCCGCTGCCCGTGGCGGCGGGGGCGGGGCTGGACACCATTCTGACCTTCTGGGGCGGCCAGCCGCCGCGCCCGGCGGTGCGGCTGGCGCTGCGCTCCATGGTGGCGCAAGGGCACCCGGTGCGGCTCTATTCCTATGATCCGGTGGACGGGCTGCCGGCGGGGGTGGCGTGGGCCGACGCCCGCACCGTGGTGGATGAAGAGGTCTATCGGCGCTGCGTGCGGGGCGCCGACATCCGCTTCTTCAGCGACCTGTTCCGCTACCGGGCGCTTCACCGGCTGGGCGGGTGGTGGCTGGACACCGACATGGTGCTGCTGCGGCCCCTGCGCTTCGCCACGCCGCATGTGTTCTGCACCCAGTGGGGCGGGGCGGCGCAGGGGCACATGGTGGTCAACGACGCCATCCGTGCACCCCAGGGGTCGCCCTTCCTGGAGCATCTGTTCACCGAGAGCATGCGGGCGCTGGACCGCGGCGGGCCGGTGCCGTTCGGGGCGGCGGGGCCGCTGCTGCTGACGCGCGAACTGCTGGCGGGGGCGGGGCGGGATCTGCTGGCCGGGGTGATGCCGCCCATGGTGTTCAACCCGGTGGACTGGACCCGGCACGCCGGCCTGGACACACCCGGCGCGGAGCACCGGGACCGCATCGCCCACCCGCGGGTGGCGGGCGTGCACCTGTGGCACGGCATGTGGGGGCCGGAGGGGCCGCCGGTGGATGCCGCCCGGCCTGGCGGCATCCTGCACGCGCTGGTTCAGCGCTTCTCCGGTTCGGACCCCGTTTCCGCCGTGGACCCGTCGAACAGCCGGTAG
- a CDS encoding NAD(P)-dependent oxidoreductase: MPSPLAGRTVGLIGLGLMGRPMARVLAAAGARVVGHNRSPGPMAEMAAEGMATAATPADLAARLDPADPVAILMLTDTPAVETVAGVLLPALPAGALVIDMSTTAVDATRRLAAQAAGTGVDWLDAPVSGGTVAARAGTLTIMAGGSESAFARALPLFQVLGQRITHVGDSGAGQVAKTANQVIVGLTIGAVAEALALARAAGVDPARVRDAIRGGFAESRILDLHGGRMVSGDFTPGARATVQLKDLRQALALAGQAGQEVPAVELCRRLYERLVDRGDGGLDHAALYRLFDGSTAETGSEPEKR; encoded by the coding sequence ATGCCATCCCCGCTCGCCGGGCGCACGGTGGGGCTGATCGGGCTGGGGCTGATGGGCCGCCCGATGGCCCGCGTCCTGGCCGCCGCCGGCGCACGGGTGGTGGGCCACAACCGCAGCCCCGGCCCCATGGCCGAGATGGCGGCGGAGGGGATGGCCACCGCCGCCACCCCCGCGGATCTGGCCGCCCGGCTGGACCCGGCGGACCCGGTGGCGATCCTGATGCTGACCGACACCCCGGCGGTGGAGACGGTGGCCGGGGTGCTGCTGCCCGCCCTGCCCGCGGGTGCCCTGGTCATCGACATGAGCACCACCGCCGTGGACGCCACCCGCCGTCTGGCCGCGCAGGCGGCGGGGACGGGGGTGGACTGGCTGGACGCCCCGGTGTCGGGCGGCACGGTGGCGGCACGGGCCGGCACCCTGACCATCATGGCCGGGGGGAGTGAATCCGCCTTCGCCCGCGCCCTGCCGCTGTTCCAGGTTTTGGGCCAGCGCATCACCCATGTGGGTGACAGCGGCGCGGGACAGGTGGCCAAGACCGCCAATCAGGTCATCGTCGGCCTGACCATTGGTGCGGTGGCCGAGGCGCTGGCCCTGGCCCGCGCGGCGGGGGTCGATCCGGCCCGCGTGCGCGACGCCATCCGCGGCGGCTTCGCCGAATCGCGCATCCTCGACCTGCACGGCGGGCGCATGGTGTCGGGGGATTTCACCCCGGGCGCACGGGCCACGGTGCAGTTGAAGGATCTGCGCCAGGCGCTGGCCCTGGCCGGACAGGCGGGGCAGGAGGTGCCGGCGGTCGAACTCTGCCGCCGGCTTTATGAGCGGTTGGTGGACCGGGGCGACGGCGGTCTGGACCACGCCGCCCTCTACCGGCTGTTCGACGGGTCCACGGCGGAAACGGGGTCCGAACCGGAGAAGCGCTGA